The following are from one region of the Oryzias latipes chromosome 12, ASM223467v1 genome:
- the LOC105355247 gene encoding probable G-protein coupled receptor 21, with amino-acid sequence MNFSLDLLNQSSADSSTLSAPFCLLEIGYSKIFNTCLLEVSIILFLTILIICGNLVVIFVFHCAPLLSQHSTSAFIQTMAYADLLVGVSCLFPSLSLLHLLKGLDPKLTCQVFGYMVSVLKSVSMASLACVSVDRYIAITRPLTYASLVTPCRVRCCVVLIWLYSALVFLPSFMEWGKPGYHGDVVRWCAVEWRTNPFFTAFIVALVYAPAAITICFTYANIFKICRQHTREINERHARYRPQQLQGPGITAGSVVKDTSTGDKGLVHDSSEAKNSQHPEPHYQNSTSTYSDKRYAMVLFRITSVFYILWLPYILYFLLESGQIYRHPAASFFTTWLAISNSFCNCLIYSLSNSAFRKGLKRLCSFCLQRTGRGFRVKNTKKTGLGSIEKGCSGPGYVFDQEDVGVGTTYHV; translated from the coding sequence atgaaTTTCTCTCTGGATCTGCTGAACCAGAGCTCTGCCGACTCATCGACCTTATCCGCTCCCTTCTGCCTCCTTGAAATAGGATATTCCAAAATTTTCAACACCTGCCTCCTTGAAGTGTCAATCATCCTTTTCCTGACTATTCTGATCATCTGTGGGAACCTGGTGGTGATTTTTGTGTTCCACTGTGCCCCTTTGCTTAGCCAGCACTCCACCAGTGCATTCATTCAGACGATGGCATACGCGGACCTGCTGGTGGGGGTCAGCTGCCTTTTCCCTTCCCTGTCTTTGCTCCATCTTCTGAAGGGTCTGGACCCCAAACTGACCTGCCAGGTCTTTGGATATATGGTCTCTGTTTTAAAGTCTGTTTCGATGGCATCTTTAGCCTGTGTGAGCGTGGACCGCTACATCGCCATCACGAGGCCTCTGACCTATGCCTCCCTCGTCACACCGTGTCGAGTGCGCTGCTGCGTTGTTCTAATATGGCTTTACTCTGCGTTGGTCTTCCTCCCATCTTTTATGGAATGGGGGAAGCCTGGATATCATGGCGACGTTGTTCGTTGGTGTGCGGTGGAGTGGAGGACAAATCCGTTTTTCACAGCTTTTATCGTCGCACTCGTCTACGCCCCTGCCGCAATTACCATCTGCTTCACCTATGCTAATATTTTCAAGATCTGCCGACAGCACACCCGGGAGATCAATGAGCGCCACGCACGCTACCGACCCCAGCAGCTACAAGGCCCGGGAATCACAGCCGGATCGGTAGTCAAGGACACCAGCACAGGAGATAAAGGGCTGGTGCACGACTCGTCCGAAGCAAAAAATTCCCAACACCCTGAGCCCCATTATCAGAACTCCACATCCACATACTCGGACAAGAGATATGCCATGGTCTTGTTCCGCATCACCAGCGTTTTTTACATCCTCTGGTTGCCCTACATCCTCTACTTTCTGTTAGAGAGTGGACAGATCTACCGCCACCCTGCAGCCTCTTTTTTCACAACGTGGTTGGCGATCAGCAACAGCTTCTGTAACTGTCTTATTTACAGCCTCTCCAACTCTGCTTTCAGAAAGGGTCTAAAACGTCTCTGCTCCTTCTGCTTGCAGCGTACTGGCAGAGGGTTCAGGGTAAAGAACACCAAAAAGACCGGCCTTGGCTCTATTGAAAAAGGTTGTTCTGGTCCGGGTTATGTATTTGACCAGGAGGACGTAGGAGTTGGTACAACATATCATGTGTAg